TCCTCCCGGCCGGCGGCCTCGCGGGCCCCGGCCATAAGTTCGGCCCGGGTCACCTTGCGGCCGGCCCTGATGCCTTCCAGTTCGATGATCATGTCCCGCAGCAGGGCGGCATGCTCGAATTCCAGGTTGCGGGCGGCTTCCTGCATCTCCTTGCGCAGGCGGCGGATCATGTCGGGCACCTGGGCCCGGGGCAGGCTGCGCAAATCCTTGCCGCTGAAGTACTCGGCCTGCTCCTCCACCACCCGGGTGGCCTCGATGACGTCCCGCACTTCCTTGAGGACGGTGCGGGGGATGATGTTGTGCTCCCGGTTGAAAGCCTCCTGGATTTGCCGGCGCCGCTCCGTCTCCTGGATGGCCCGGGCCATGGAGCCGGTGATCTCGTCGGCGTACATGATGACGGTGCCCTCGGCATTGCGGGCGGCCCGCCCCATGGTCTGGATCAGGGCCGTCTCCGACCGCAGGAAGCCTTCCTTGTCGGCGTCCATGATGGCCACCAGGGACACCTCGGGCAAATCCAAGCCTTCCCGCAGCAGGTTGATGCCCACCAGCACGTCGAACACGCCCAGGCGCAGGTCCCGGATGATCTCCAGCCGCTCCAAGGTGTCGATCTCCGAATGGAGGTAGCGGACCTTGACCCCCTGCTCCCGCAGGTAGTCCGTCAGTTCCTCGGCCATCTTCTTGGTCAGCACGGTGACCAATGTGCGCTGGCCCTTGGCGGCCCGGGCCCGGGCCTCGGCCAGCAGGTCGTCCACCTGGCCCGCCACGGGCCGGACGATGACCTTGGGGTCCAGCAGGCCCGTGGGGCGCACGATCTGCTCCACCACCTTGTCGGCCTTCTTCAATTCATAGGGCCCCGGGGTGGCGGAGACGTACAGCACCTGGTTCATGAACCCTTCAAATTCCTCAAACTTCAAAGGCCGGTTGTCCCGGGCCGAGGGCAGCCGGAAGCCGTGCTCGATGAGGCTGTCCTTGCGGGACATCTCCCCGTTGTACATGGCCCCCAGCTGGGGGATGGTCTGATGGGACTCGTCGATGATAAGGAGCATATCCCGGGGGAAGTAGTCCAGCAAGGTGTAGGGCGGCTCCCCCGGCGCCCGGCCCGTCAGGTGCCGGGAATAGTTCTCGATGCCCGTGCAGTAGCCGAAGTTGCGCAGCATCTCCAGGTCATACCGGGTGCGCTGCTCCAGGCGCTGGGCCTCCAGCAGCTTGCCCGCCGCCCGCAGCTCCGCCAGGCGCTCCTCCAGTTCCGCCTCGATGGACTGGATAGCCTGGTTCATCTTGCCCTGGCCGATGACATAGTGGCTGTTGGGGTAGATGGTCACATGGTCCCGCTCCCCCAGCACCTGGCCGGTAAGGACGTCCACCTCGGTAATGCGCTCCACCTCGTCGCCGAAAAACTCCACCCGGATGGCCCGCTCCCCGTGGCCGGCGGGGAAGATCTCCAGCACGTCGCCCCGGGCCCGGAAGGTGCCCCGGGTGAAATTGATGTCGTTGCGGCTGTACTGGATGTCCACCAGGCGCCGCATCACCCGGTCCCGGTCGTGGGCGGTGCCCGCCCGGAGCCGCACCGTCAGGTCCCGGTAGTCTTCCGGGGAACCCAGGCCGTAGATGCACGACACGCTGGCCACGATGATCACGTCCCGGCGCTCGAACAAGGCGCTGGTGGCCGAGTGGCGCAGCTTGTCGATCTCCTCGTTCACCTGAGCGTCCTTTTCGATGTAGGTGTCCGACTGGGGTATGTAGGCTTCCGGCTGGTAGTAGTCATAATACGACACAAAATACTCCACGGCGTTGTGGGGGAAGAACTGCCGCAACTCGCTGCACAGCTGGCCCGCCAAGGTCTTGTTGTGGGCGATGACCAGGGTGGGTCTGTTGAGGGCCTCGATGACCCAGGCCATGGTGGCCGTCTTGCCGGTGCCGGTGGCGCCCCACAGGCACACATGATTAGAGCCGCTGCGGAAGGCATCGACGATTTCCGCCACGGCCCTGGGCTGGTCCCCTGCAGGCTCGAATCCCGTTACCGCTTTGAAAGCCGACATTCCCCACCCTCCACCCCGTTTTCCCGGGGCTAGCCCCCGTCGTCCAAGGTCTGGTCGCCCATGGACTGGCGGTGAACCTGGCCTGAGATCACCTCGCCCGCCAGTTCCACGGCGTGACGGGAAAGGATGCGCAATTCGCCATCATTTAATTTTAACGTAAGGGACGCATCGTCGTCGTGAATGGCCGTTATCTGGTCCCAGGGGATGATGAGGGCGTTGCGGGGGGTGACGGACGGGGCGACGAAGGCCTCCCCCAAAAGCAGCCGGGGCTGGCGCCCGCCTGCGGCCGTGTCCTCCAGGTACAAGGCGGTCAATAGCTGGAGCCACACCCGGCAGCCGCCCACCTCGCCGATGACATACCCTTCCTGAAACTCCGCCAAGCGCTGGAAAAAGGCTTCCCGATCCAATGGTGCCGCCACCGCCGGTTCCCTCCCCACCGGTACAAGACCAGTCTAAATTTGCCGGCGGGGGAAACGCAACCAACGGCCCAGCACCCGGGCCAGGAAGCCCGCCCGCTGGATCTCCACATGGGGAGGATCCCCCGGCCCCGGCACCAGCACTACCCCCATGGCGCCGGGCCCGTAGCGGAAGCGGTTGGTGTCGACGCGGAACAGCTCGCCGTCCCGCTCCCCCGTCAACTCCAGGTACCAGGAGGAGGCCAGGAGGGCCTGTTCAAACTCGTGGCGGGAATTCACCGGCTGGCCGTTGACCGACAGGATGATGTCGCCCTGGGCCAGGCCCATGGCGGCCCCGTACCCGCCGGGCCACACATCCAGGAGCATGACGCCCCTGGCCGGGTGCCGGTACAGGGGCCGGCCCTGCATCTCCCCCTGCAGCCCCACCTGGATCATCAGTTCGTGGAGGCCCGGCGACGCCAGGGCGGCCACCCACAGGAGGGGTGTCCAGCGGGAGGCGGCCACGGCCAGCACCAGCAAGGTCAAGGAGTAGAGGACCAGGTGCAGGGCGGTGCGGCGGCGCTTCTCCCCGGGAGAGCGGGTCAGGGCCAGGTCGCCGTAGCCCAGGGCGGCCATCACCGGCCACATGACCGGCACCAGGCTCGGGTCATCGGTGGCCGGGGCGATGAGGGGCCACCAGGCGGGCATTTCGATGGCCTCCCCCTGGAGCCCCGGGGGCACCGACATCATGAGCAGGATGACGATGGGCACCGGCCAGAACCGCTGCAGGGAGAAGCCCCCCACCACCTGGCCGGTGCCGTGGCGCACGTAGACGGGCGTAGCCTGGTACTCGCCGCTGAAGTACACCAGCACCCCTTCCACGATGTGGAGGATGGCCACCAGGCCCACCAGCCCCGCCACGTTCACCTGGGGCCAGCCGAAGATCAAGTAGGACAGGGACACCAGCCCGCCGGCGTAGGAGAAGCAGACGAAACGGGGGTGGACCAGCATCAGCAGCAGGGCCAGGGGCCACAGGTAGGCGATGTCGTTCCGGCCCACGGTCACCCCGGTCAGCACCAGCAGGTAGCTGCCCGCCACGCCCCCCAGGAGGCCGTAGCCCAAGGCGGTGAGGAGGCCCCGCCAGATGGGCTCCCGGGCCCGGCCGTAAAGGCGGACTTCCAGCTGGTGGACCCGCCGGTACTGCATGGCCAGCAACAGCATGAGCAGCCAAAAAAATAGGGCGTAGCCGGGCTGGAACAAAATCTGGGGAATGACGGCCAGTATGGACCGGGTCAGTTCAAGGAAGAAGGCCATTCATGATCTCCCGGGCCCGCTGGAGTTGGGGGTCGGTGCCCCCGTCGACGGCCGGGTCCCCGGCAGTCCATTCTACCACCACGTCGGGGGTGATGCCCGTACCGTCGATGGAGCGCTCATGAGGCGTCAGGTACCGGGCCGTGGTGATCTTCAGGCCCGTGGGCCCCACCTCCGCCCGCCCTATGGGCCGGGGATCGTCCAGGCGCCAGATTTGCTGCACCGAGCCCTTGCCGAAGGTGGTGGTGCCCACCAAGGTGCCGGTGCCGTAGTCCTGGATGGCCCCGGCCAGAATCTCCGCCGCGCTGGCCGAATTCTCGTTCACCAGCACCACCAGGGGGATGTCCAGGGGGTCCCGGTTGGTGGACAAGGTCTGGGACTGGCCGTCCCGGGTGACGATGTGGACCACGGGTCCCCTGGGGATGAAGAAGCCCGCCACATCCGACACCGACTGGAGGGTGCCCCCGGGGTTGTCCCGCAGGTCCAGGATAAGTCCTTCCATGCCTTGGGCTTGGAGATCCGCCAGGGCCCTCTCCACGGCCCCGAAGGTCACGCCGGTGAACTGCAGCAGGTGGAGGTAGCCCACCCGGTCGTCCAGCATCCGGTGGAGCACCGTGGGCACGTCGATGTTGGTCCGGGTGATGACGAAGGTCAACTCCCGCTCATCGCCTTCGTCTTCCTGGCCCCGCAGCACCGTCAGGGTCACTTGGGTGCCGGCGGGCCCCCTGATGATGGACGCCACCTGCTCCACCGGCAGCCCCACCACTTCCTGGCCGTCTACGGCTACGATGCGGTCGCCGGGCATGAGGCCTGGCCGGTCGTCGGGGCCGGCCCCCTCAAAGGGGGTTAAGGCGCCGGGGGTATCGGGCACCACCGACTGGACCGTAGTGTAGCGGTCCCGCTCCATCACCACCACGCCGATGCCTTCGTAGGAGCCTTCCAAGGAGATCTGGAGACCCTGGAATTCCTCCACGTCATAAAAAAAGGAGTAGGGATCCCCCAGGGCGTCCACGGCGCCCTCGGTGGCCCCTTTCAGCATGGCGTCCAGGTCGGGCTCTTCCACGAAATTCCGACGCACCAGGTGGAGCACTTCCAGGAAGCGCCCGAAGTGCTCGTTGTCCACCAGTTCCGTGTGCATGCGCAAGCGGGTGAACTGCCTGTGATAAAGGAGGCGGTGAACTCCCCAGGTAGCCATGCTGGCCGCCAGGGCGACGATGACGGTCAGGGCGAGGACCTGCTGGAGCGTAAACCTGCGGTTGCCGTTGGGCGGCGACCCATGCGGCCCCGAAAATTCTTCCGTCAACACAACACCGCCTTCCCTGCGGGCCCAGGGGGGTTATAAGACCTTATTCGAGTATCTCCACCCCATTGCTGCAATTTTACTACTGCAGGATGGCGGTGCAACGAGCTACAGCTGCAGGTAGGGGGCGGGGTTGACGGGCGTGCCGTTGAGGCGCACCTCGAAATGGAGGTGGGGACCCGTGGCCAGGCCCGTCATGCCTACGGCGCCGATTCTCTGTCCCGCCGACACTTCCTGGCCCGCCTGCACGTCGATGCGGGAGGCGTGGGCGTACAGGGTCACCAGCTGCCGGCCCTGCTCATCGGTGCCGTGCATGATCATGATGGTATTGCCGTAGCCGCCCAAGGTCCCGGCGTAGGTGACGATGCCGGGCAGCACCGCCTGGAGGGGCGTGCCCGTGGGGGCTGCCAGGTCGATGCCGTTGTGCATGCGGCTGGTCCGCAGGATGGGATGGAAGCGGGGGCCGAAATTGGACGACACCCGGAAGCGGCCGTCAACCGGCAGCAGGGGGAACTTGCCCGCCACGGTGCCGCCGTAGTTGGCCAGTTCCGCCTGCATGGACCGCAGGCGCCGCTCGATTTCCGCCGACACCCGGTCCAACTCATCCAGGGCTTTCCTCAGTTCCGCCTCATCGCTCTGCAGCTGGGCCCGTTTTTCCTCCCGGTCAGCCACCATGACGGTCCACTCTCGGCGCCGGGCTTCCACCTGGGCCTTGCGCTGGGCCAGTGCCTGGCGCTCCGCCTCCACGGCGGCCCGCTTCTCCTGGACCAACTGCCACAGTTCCTCGGCCTCGGCGAAGAGGTCCGAGTCCTTGCCTATGATGAGGCGCAAGGCATGAAAGCGCTGGAGAAAATCCTGAAAACTGGTGCTGGTCAGCAAGACTTCCAAGTAGGAGACGGTGCCGTGTTCGTAGATGATCTGGATCCGGCGCCGCAGCAGGCTGCGGCGGTAGTCCAGCTCTTCCTCGGCGGCCGCCAGTTCTTGGGTGGCCTGCTGCAGCCGCTCCTCGGCATCGGCCAGTTCCCGCTCCAGGCGGGCCAGTTCCGCCTCGGCGTCGCCGATTTGATTGCCCAGCCGGGTGATTTCCTGGTGCAGGGCTTGGCCCTGGGACCGGATGGTGTTCAGCCGGCGCTGGGTGTTGGCCCTTTGCTGCTCCGCCCGCTGCAGTTCCTGCTGGGTTTGCTGGATCTTTTGCTGCAGTTCCCGGATCTTGGCGTCGTCATCGGCCGCCGCTGCGCCGGGCACCAGGAGGCCGGCCAGCAGGCTCCCCACCACCAGGAAAATGAGCTTCATCCGGACCCAGGCTCTCATCTTCAATCTTCTCGGCCTCCCCTAACTACAGAGTCCGGCTGGTCAGGCCGGCATGAAGCGCCGGACGGATATGGCGCTGCCCAGGGCGCCGATGGCGCCCCCGATGCCCAGCAGGAGCCGGGACAAGTTCCAAAGCAAGGGCTGGGCTTCGGCCACGGGCAGGAAGGGAACGGCTTGGGTCACCCTGACCACCAGGTAGTCGTATCCCAGCCACACCGCCACGCCGGCCACCATGGCCCCCACTATGCCCAGCAGCATGCCTTCCAGGAAAAAGGGCCACCTGATAAAGGCATCGGTTGCCCCCACCAATTTCATAATGGCTATCTCCCGCCGGCGGGCGTAAACGGTCAGCCGGATGGTGTTGCTGACGATGAACACCGTGGCCACCCCCAGCAGGATTACCAGGCCCATGCCCGCCAGGCGCAGCACCCGGGTGACCGACAGCAGGTTGGCCACGATGTCCTCCCGGTGGAGCACGTCTTCCACCGCCGGCAGGTCTGCCAGCTGCCCCGCCACGGACCCGGCCGACTCCGGGCTTGCCAACTGCACATGGATGGCATCCCGCAGGGGGTTCATCTCGGGATCGTCATAGCCTTCCAAGATGTAGTCCCAGCGCTCGCCGAACTGGCGGCGCAGCTGGGCCAAGCCTTCTTCCCTGGTCACCAGCCGGGCGTCGGCCACCCCCGGGATGGCCTTCACCCGCTCCACCAGCACCGGGGCCAGGCGGCGGTCGAATTGGTTGCCCACATAGGCCGTCACTTCCACCTGGGATTCGGCCTCCACGGCCATGTGCTGCAGGTTGACGGCCACCAGCAGGATGGCCGCCAGGACCGTCAGGCAAATGGCCACCGTGGTCACCGAGGCCAGGCTCATGAGGCCGTGCCGGACGATGCCCAGCAGG
The sequence above is a segment of the Sphingobacteriaceae bacterium genome. Coding sequences within it:
- a CDS encoding peptidoglycan DD-metalloendopeptidase family protein, whose amino-acid sequence is MRAWVRMKLIFLVVGSLLAGLLVPGAAAADDDAKIRELQQKIQQTQQELQRAEQQRANTQRRLNTIRSQGQALHQEITRLGNQIGDAEAELARLERELADAEERLQQATQELAAAEEELDYRRSLLRRRIQIIYEHGTVSYLEVLLTSTSFQDFLQRFHALRLIIGKDSDLFAEAEELWQLVQEKRAAVEAERQALAQRKAQVEARRREWTVMVADREEKRAQLQSDEAELRKALDELDRVSAEIERRLRSMQAELANYGGTVAGKFPLLPVDGRFRVSSNFGPRFHPILRTSRMHNGIDLAAPTGTPLQAVLPGIVTYAGTLGGYGNTIMIMHGTDEQGRQLVTLYAHASRIDVQAGQEVSAGQRIGAVGMTGLATGPHLHFEVRLNGTPVNPAPYLQL
- a CDS encoding S41 family peptidase: MTEEFSGPHGSPPNGNRRFTLQQVLALTVIVALAASMATWGVHRLLYHRQFTRLRMHTELVDNEHFGRFLEVLHLVRRNFVEEPDLDAMLKGATEGAVDALGDPYSFFYDVEEFQGLQISLEGSYEGIGVVVMERDRYTTVQSVVPDTPGALTPFEGAGPDDRPGLMPGDRIVAVDGQEVVGLPVEQVASIIRGPAGTQVTLTVLRGQEDEGDERELTFVITRTNIDVPTVLHRMLDDRVGYLHLLQFTGVTFGAVERALADLQAQGMEGLILDLRDNPGGTLQSVSDVAGFFIPRGPVVHIVTRDGQSQTLSTNRDPLDIPLVVLVNENSASAAEILAGAIQDYGTGTLVGTTTFGKGSVQQIWRLDDPRPIGRAEVGPTGLKITTARYLTPHERSIDGTGITPDVVVEWTAGDPAVDGGTDPQLQRAREIMNGLLP
- the ftsX gene encoding permease-like cell division protein FtsX; its protein translation is MRLRTWGHIWREALLGIVRHGLMSLASVTTVAICLTVLAAILLVAVNLQHMAVEAESQVEVTAYVGNQFDRRLAPVLVERVKAIPGVADARLVTREEGLAQLRRQFGERWDYILEGYDDPEMNPLRDAIHVQLASPESAGSVAGQLADLPAVEDVLHREDIVANLLSVTRVLRLAGMGLVILLGVATVFIVSNTIRLTVYARRREIAIMKLVGATDAFIRWPFFLEGMLLGIVGAMVAGVAVWLGYDYLVVRVTQAVPFLPVAEAQPLLWNLSRLLLGIGGAIGALGSAISVRRFMPA
- the uvrB gene encoding excinuclease ABC subunit UvrB, encoding MSAFKAVTGFEPAGDQPRAVAEIVDAFRSGSNHVCLWGATGTGKTATMAWVIEALNRPTLVIAHNKTLAGQLCSELRQFFPHNAVEYFVSYYDYYQPEAYIPQSDTYIEKDAQVNEEIDKLRHSATSALFERRDVIIVASVSCIYGLGSPEDYRDLTVRLRAGTAHDRDRVMRRLVDIQYSRNDINFTRGTFRARGDVLEIFPAGHGERAIRVEFFGDEVERITEVDVLTGQVLGERDHVTIYPNSHYVIGQGKMNQAIQSIEAELEERLAELRAAGKLLEAQRLEQRTRYDLEMLRNFGYCTGIENYSRHLTGRAPGEPPYTLLDYFPRDMLLIIDESHQTIPQLGAMYNGEMSRKDSLIEHGFRLPSARDNRPLKFEEFEGFMNQVLYVSATPGPYELKKADKVVEQIVRPTGLLDPKVIVRPVAGQVDDLLAEARARAAKGQRTLVTVLTKKMAEELTDYLREQGVKVRYLHSEIDTLERLEIIRDLRLGVFDVLVGINLLREGLDLPEVSLVAIMDADKEGFLRSETALIQTMGRAARNAEGTVIMYADEITGSMARAIQETERRRQIQEAFNREHNIIPRTVLKEVRDVIEATRVVEEQAEYFSGKDLRSLPRAQVPDMIRRLRKEMQEAARNLEFEHAALLRDMIIELEGIRAGRKVTRAELMAGAREAAGREE
- a CDS encoding PDZ domain-containing protein is translated as MAFFLELTRSILAVIPQILFQPGYALFFWLLMLLLAMQYRRVHQLEVRLYGRAREPIWRGLLTALGYGLLGGVAGSYLLVLTGVTVGRNDIAYLWPLALLLMLVHPRFVCFSYAGGLVSLSYLIFGWPQVNVAGLVGLVAILHIVEGVLVYFSGEYQATPVYVRHGTGQVVGGFSLQRFWPVPIVILLMMSVPPGLQGEAIEMPAWWPLIAPATDDPSLVPVMWPVMAALGYGDLALTRSPGEKRRRTALHLVLYSLTLLVLAVAASRWTPLLWVAALASPGLHELMIQVGLQGEMQGRPLYRHPARGVMLLDVWPGGYGAAMGLAQGDIILSVNGQPVNSRHEFEQALLASSWYLELTGERDGELFRVDTNRFRYGPGAMGVVLVPGPGDPPHVEIQRAGFLARVLGRWLRFPRRQI